In the genome of Oscarella lobularis chromosome 1, ooOscLobu1.1, whole genome shotgun sequence, one region contains:
- the LOC136184064 gene encoding interferon-induced helicase C domain-containing protein 1-like isoform X1 — MAEAGESTTECKLCSTTFNHRDQATAHYKGKQHQKRLKANGLLTGSPTSGSLSGSYPRQCPVCPEVELTSVYMEESHRSGTKHKKREEKGKEKEKEKGQETDSDSNEIFYDAVDGPESSSDSNIGDVNLDYCEICRRAFNHVDSAKSHYKGTEHRKKVDALRYYKEKKDAGESDVPFCDVCLKLCNTMEQLELHKGSPAHRALAEMTIDRLIAQSPAKRLMEKAPKKDHPPLVTKGLTPKDRLARRNPRSYQNELYKKAIATNVVIFLPTGMGKTLTSTLVVSHMLRENPTRQVIFIVDRKLLVFQQGAAFKDDLCEVKIGSDNHQVRVALVCGDRRRLATGCHHLHQHDIIVITAGSYQNLLKTGELRWDDVSLLVFDEAHHCVKRHPYRMIMRVHYWGESDGDVKDGEGSEEGSEEGSEEGKILHKPKILGLTASPAGDVTVKKTEEKVNRLLGDMDCKLAKVTESMSEYERYRPKTTIRCAYAPMSAIEEKVLDLLNQHVRHCVKLLQTRLDVSHLAEVDPDELALDDETVEKKLTDAFNICFDEKTHSRSNLKELMDHITDLFTAAGVVNASGVLEAKEEIQELITPEKRKTFPTLPWGLLDDAVDAAGTDKESMPSGVAKVVEEITTLPWTESKKDDGTYKLYAMILVTKREIAIGLEKYLNIHPRLTSLGLKTIRVTGHGKSTAAKPRAKGMTTRQQEEAMKAVREGKFNIIVATNVAEEGVDLPECKLVIQTSIPRTLTSLVQVRGRARAAGGQLVAICRDPDQAGGIHRLLEQEKNMEVATTNIVARQERNKKF, encoded by the coding sequence atggCAGAAGCTGGCGAGAGCACGACGGAGTGCAAGCTGTGCAGTACGACGTTCAACCATCGCGATCAGGCTACAGCTCACTACAAGGGAAAGCAGCATCAAAAACGATTGAAGGCTAATGGACTACTGACTGGTAGCCCTACTTCGGGTTCACTGAGCGGCTCGTATCCTCGTCAGTGTCCGGTGTGTCCTGAAGTCGAACTGACGTCGGTTTACATGGAAGAGTCGCACCGTAGCGGAACGAAGCacaaaaagagagaagagaaagggaaagaaaaagaaaaagagaaaggtcAGGAAACAGATTCAGACAGCAATGAAATATTCTATGACGCAGTTGACGGACCAGAATCATCTTCTGACTCTAATATTGGCGATGTGAATCTCGACTATTGCGAGATTTGCCGCAGAGCTTTTAATCACGTCGATTCGGCAAAGAGCCACTACAAAGGAACCGAGCATCGAAAGAAAGTAGACGCTCTTCGCTATtacaaggagaagaaagatgcTGGGGAAAGCGATGTGCCGTTCTGCGACGTCTGCCTCAAACTTTGCAAtacgatggaacagttggaATTGCATAAAGGAAGTCCAGCTCACAGAGCCCTAGCAGAGATGACAATCGATCGACTGATTGCGCAGTCACCTGCGAAACGATTGATGGAGAAGGCACCAAAGAAAGATCATCCTCCTCTTGTGACCAAAGGCCTTACTCCAAAAGATCGCCTGGCAAGGCGTAACCCTCGATCTTATCAGAACGAACTATACAAGAAGGCAATTGCaacgaacgtcgtcataTTTCTTCCAACCGGCATGGGAAAAACGCTCACGTCAACTCTCGTCGTTAGCCACATGCTCCGAGAGAATCCCACGAGACAAGTGATATTCATTGTCGATCGCAAGCTGCTCGTCTTTCAGCAAGGCGCCGCCTTCAAGGACGATCTCTGCGAGGTCAAAATCGGGTCAGATAATCATCAAGTTCGAGTGGCTCTCGTCTGCGGTGATCGGCGAAGGCTCGCCACGGGCTGTCATCATCTGCATCAGCACGACATTATCGTCATAACCGCGGGAAGCTATCAAAATCTGCTGAAAACTGGTGAGCTGCGCTGGGACGACGTCTcccttctcgtcttcgacgaagcGCATCACTGCGTCAAAAGGCATCCCTATCGAATGATTATGAGGGTGCATTACTGGGGAGAGAGcgatggtgacgtcaaagacgGTGAGGGCAGCGAGGAGGGCAGCGAGGAGGGCAGCGAGGAGGGAAAGATTCTTCACAAGCCCAAGATACTCGGGCTAACGGCGTCTCCCGCTGGAGACGTCACGGTGAAGAAGACGGAGGAAAAAGTCAATAGGCTGCTCGGTGATATGGACTGCAAGTTGGCAAAAGTAACCGAGAGCATGTCTGAGTACGAAAGGTATCGACCAAAAACAACAATTCGCTGCGCTTATGCTCCCATGTCGGCAATTGAGGAAAAGGTGCTTGATCTTCTGAATCAGCACGTACGGCATTGCGTCAAATTGCTTCAGACACGCCTTGACGTGAGTCATTTGGCCGAAGTCGATCCCGATGAGCTCGCTCTCGACGATGAAACTGTCGAAAAGAAGCTAACAGATGCTTTTAATATTTGctttgacgagaaaacgcATTCACGCTCCAACTTGAAGGAACTCATGGACCACATAACAGATTTGTTTACAGCCGCCGGGGTAGTGAATGCTAGCGGCGTGCttgaagcgaaagaagagatcCAGGAACTGATTACccctgagaaaagaaagacctTTCCTACCCTTCCGTGGGGATTGTTAGACGATGCCGTTGACGCTGCTGGAACCGACAAAGAAAGCATGCCGTCAGGGGTAGCAAAAGTCGTTGAAGAGATTACGACTTTGCCGTGGACCGAGTCCAAGAAAGATGACGGCACTTACAAATTGTACGCAATGATTCTCGTGACGAAGCGCGAGATTGCCATAGGGCTGGAAAAGTATCTGAATATTCATCCACGGCTGACAAGCTTGGGCCTCAAAACGATCAGAGTTACTGGTCACGGCAAATCAACTGCTGCTAAACCGAGAGCTAAGGGAATGACAACGAGACAGCAGGAGGAGGCAATGAAAGCAGTCCGGGAGGGAAAATTCAACATCATCGTAGCCACCAACGTCGCTGAAGAGGGCGTCGATTTGCCTGAGTGCAAGCTCGTTATTCAAACGTCTATTCCTCGCACTCTGACCTCTCTTGTGCAAGTGCGCGGTAGAGCTCGGGCTGCAGGGGGCCAATTGGTGGCGATTTGCCGCGATCCAGATCAAGCCGGAGGTATCCATAGGTTGCTGGAACAGGAAAAGAATATGGAAGTGGCAACGACAAACATCGTTGCCCGTCAAGAACGAAACAAAAAGTTTTGA
- the LOC136184064 gene encoding interferon-induced helicase C domain-containing protein 1-like isoform X3 translates to MAEAGESTTECKLCSTTFNHRDQATAHYKGKQHQKRLKANGLLTGSPTSGSLSGSYPRQCPVCPEVELTSVYMEESHRSGTKHKKREEKGKEKEKEKESSSDSNIGDVNLDYCEICRRAFNHVDSAKSHYKGTEHRKKVDALRYYKEKKDAGESDVPFCDVCLKLCNTMEQLELHKGSPAHRALAEMTIDRLIAQSPAKRLMEKAPKKDHPPLVTKGLTPKDRLARRNPRSYQNELYKKAIATNVVIFLPTGMGKTLTSTLVVSHMLRENPTRQVIFIVDRKLLVFQQGAAFKDDLCEVKIGSDNHQVRVALVCGDRRRLATGCHHLHQHDIIVITAGSYQNLLKTGELRWDDVSLLVFDEAHHCVKRHPYRMIMRVHYWGESDGDVKDGEGSEEGSEEGSEEGKILHKPKILGLTASPAGDVTVKKTEEKVNRLLGDMDCKLAKVTESMSEYERYRPKTTIRCAYAPMSAIEEKVLDLLNQHVRHCVKLLQTRLDVSHLAEVDPDELALDDETVEKKLTDAFNICFDEKTHSRSNLKELMDHITDLFTAAGVVNASGVLEAKEEIQELITPEKRKTFPTLPWGLLDDAVDAAGTDKESMPSGVAKVVEEITTLPWTESKKDDGTYKLYAMILVTKREIAIGLEKYLNIHPRLTSLGLKTIRVTGHGKSTAAKPRAKGMTTRQQEEAMKAVREGKFNIIVATNVAEEGVDLPECKLVIQTSIPRTLTSLVQVRGRARAAGGQLVAICRDPDQAGGIHRLLEQEKNMEVATTNIVARQERNKKF, encoded by the exons atggCAGAAGCTGGCGAGAGCACGACGGAGTGCAAGCTGTGCAGTACGACGTTCAACCATCGCGATCAGGCTACAGCTCACTACAAGGGAAAGCAGCATCAAAAACGATTGAAGGCTAATGGACTACTGACTGGTAGCCCTACTTCGGGTTCACTGAGCGGCTCGTATCCTCGTCAGTGTCCGGTGTGTCCTGAAGTCGAACTGACGTCGGTTTACATGGAAGAGTCGCACCGTAGCGGAACGAAGCacaaaaagagagaagagaaagggaaagaaaaagaaaaagagaaag AATCATCTTCTGACTCTAATATTGGCGATGTGAATCTCGACTATTGCGAGATTTGCCGCAGAGCTTTTAATCACGTCGATTCGGCAAAGAGCCACTACAAAGGAACCGAGCATCGAAAGAAAGTAGACGCTCTTCGCTATtacaaggagaagaaagatgcTGGGGAAAGCGATGTGCCGTTCTGCGACGTCTGCCTCAAACTTTGCAAtacgatggaacagttggaATTGCATAAAGGAAGTCCAGCTCACAGAGCCCTAGCAGAGATGACAATCGATCGACTGATTGCGCAGTCACCTGCGAAACGATTGATGGAGAAGGCACCAAAGAAAGATCATCCTCCTCTTGTGACCAAAGGCCTTACTCCAAAAGATCGCCTGGCAAGGCGTAACCCTCGATCTTATCAGAACGAACTATACAAGAAGGCAATTGCaacgaacgtcgtcataTTTCTTCCAACCGGCATGGGAAAAACGCTCACGTCAACTCTCGTCGTTAGCCACATGCTCCGAGAGAATCCCACGAGACAAGTGATATTCATTGTCGATCGCAAGCTGCTCGTCTTTCAGCAAGGCGCCGCCTTCAAGGACGATCTCTGCGAGGTCAAAATCGGGTCAGATAATCATCAAGTTCGAGTGGCTCTCGTCTGCGGTGATCGGCGAAGGCTCGCCACGGGCTGTCATCATCTGCATCAGCACGACATTATCGTCATAACCGCGGGAAGCTATCAAAATCTGCTGAAAACTGGTGAGCTGCGCTGGGACGACGTCTcccttctcgtcttcgacgaagcGCATCACTGCGTCAAAAGGCATCCCTATCGAATGATTATGAGGGTGCATTACTGGGGAGAGAGcgatggtgacgtcaaagacgGTGAGGGCAGCGAGGAGGGCAGCGAGGAGGGCAGCGAGGAGGGAAAGATTCTTCACAAGCCCAAGATACTCGGGCTAACGGCGTCTCCCGCTGGAGACGTCACGGTGAAGAAGACGGAGGAAAAAGTCAATAGGCTGCTCGGTGATATGGACTGCAAGTTGGCAAAAGTAACCGAGAGCATGTCTGAGTACGAAAGGTATCGACCAAAAACAACAATTCGCTGCGCTTATGCTCCCATGTCGGCAATTGAGGAAAAGGTGCTTGATCTTCTGAATCAGCACGTACGGCATTGCGTCAAATTGCTTCAGACACGCCTTGACGTGAGTCATTTGGCCGAAGTCGATCCCGATGAGCTCGCTCTCGACGATGAAACTGTCGAAAAGAAGCTAACAGATGCTTTTAATATTTGctttgacgagaaaacgcATTCACGCTCCAACTTGAAGGAACTCATGGACCACATAACAGATTTGTTTACAGCCGCCGGGGTAGTGAATGCTAGCGGCGTGCttgaagcgaaagaagagatcCAGGAACTGATTACccctgagaaaagaaagacctTTCCTACCCTTCCGTGGGGATTGTTAGACGATGCCGTTGACGCTGCTGGAACCGACAAAGAAAGCATGCCGTCAGGGGTAGCAAAAGTCGTTGAAGAGATTACGACTTTGCCGTGGACCGAGTCCAAGAAAGATGACGGCACTTACAAATTGTACGCAATGATTCTCGTGACGAAGCGCGAGATTGCCATAGGGCTGGAAAAGTATCTGAATATTCATCCACGGCTGACAAGCTTGGGCCTCAAAACGATCAGAGTTACTGGTCACGGCAAATCAACTGCTGCTAAACCGAGAGCTAAGGGAATGACAACGAGACAGCAGGAGGAGGCAATGAAAGCAGTCCGGGAGGGAAAATTCAACATCATCGTAGCCACCAACGTCGCTGAAGAGGGCGTCGATTTGCCTGAGTGCAAGCTCGTTATTCAAACGTCTATTCCTCGCACTCTGACCTCTCTTGTGCAAGTGCGCGGTAGAGCTCGGGCTGCAGGGGGCCAATTGGTGGCGATTTGCCGCGATCCAGATCAAGCCGGAGGTATCCATAGGTTGCTGGAACAGGAAAAGAATATGGAAGTGGCAACGACAAACATCGTTGCCCGTCAAGAACGAAACAAAAAGTTTTGA
- the LOC136184064 gene encoding interferon-induced helicase C domain-containing protein 1-like isoform X2 encodes MAEAGESTTECKLCSTTFNHRDQATAHYKGKQHQKRLKANGLLTGSPTSGSLSGSYPRQCPVCPEVELTSVYMEESHRSGTKHKKREEKGKEKEKEKVDGPESSSDSNIGDVNLDYCEICRRAFNHVDSAKSHYKGTEHRKKVDALRYYKEKKDAGESDVPFCDVCLKLCNTMEQLELHKGSPAHRALAEMTIDRLIAQSPAKRLMEKAPKKDHPPLVTKGLTPKDRLARRNPRSYQNELYKKAIATNVVIFLPTGMGKTLTSTLVVSHMLRENPTRQVIFIVDRKLLVFQQGAAFKDDLCEVKIGSDNHQVRVALVCGDRRRLATGCHHLHQHDIIVITAGSYQNLLKTGELRWDDVSLLVFDEAHHCVKRHPYRMIMRVHYWGESDGDVKDGEGSEEGSEEGSEEGKILHKPKILGLTASPAGDVTVKKTEEKVNRLLGDMDCKLAKVTESMSEYERYRPKTTIRCAYAPMSAIEEKVLDLLNQHVRHCVKLLQTRLDVSHLAEVDPDELALDDETVEKKLTDAFNICFDEKTHSRSNLKELMDHITDLFTAAGVVNASGVLEAKEEIQELITPEKRKTFPTLPWGLLDDAVDAAGTDKESMPSGVAKVVEEITTLPWTESKKDDGTYKLYAMILVTKREIAIGLEKYLNIHPRLTSLGLKTIRVTGHGKSTAAKPRAKGMTTRQQEEAMKAVREGKFNIIVATNVAEEGVDLPECKLVIQTSIPRTLTSLVQVRGRARAAGGQLVAICRDPDQAGGIHRLLEQEKNMEVATTNIVARQERNKKF; translated from the exons atggCAGAAGCTGGCGAGAGCACGACGGAGTGCAAGCTGTGCAGTACGACGTTCAACCATCGCGATCAGGCTACAGCTCACTACAAGGGAAAGCAGCATCAAAAACGATTGAAGGCTAATGGACTACTGACTGGTAGCCCTACTTCGGGTTCACTGAGCGGCTCGTATCCTCGTCAGTGTCCGGTGTGTCCTGAAGTCGAACTGACGTCGGTTTACATGGAAGAGTCGCACCGTAGCGGAACGAAGCacaaaaagagagaagagaaagggaaagaaaaagaaaaagagaaag TTGACGGACCAGAATCATCTTCTGACTCTAATATTGGCGATGTGAATCTCGACTATTGCGAGATTTGCCGCAGAGCTTTTAATCACGTCGATTCGGCAAAGAGCCACTACAAAGGAACCGAGCATCGAAAGAAAGTAGACGCTCTTCGCTATtacaaggagaagaaagatgcTGGGGAAAGCGATGTGCCGTTCTGCGACGTCTGCCTCAAACTTTGCAAtacgatggaacagttggaATTGCATAAAGGAAGTCCAGCTCACAGAGCCCTAGCAGAGATGACAATCGATCGACTGATTGCGCAGTCACCTGCGAAACGATTGATGGAGAAGGCACCAAAGAAAGATCATCCTCCTCTTGTGACCAAAGGCCTTACTCCAAAAGATCGCCTGGCAAGGCGTAACCCTCGATCTTATCAGAACGAACTATACAAGAAGGCAATTGCaacgaacgtcgtcataTTTCTTCCAACCGGCATGGGAAAAACGCTCACGTCAACTCTCGTCGTTAGCCACATGCTCCGAGAGAATCCCACGAGACAAGTGATATTCATTGTCGATCGCAAGCTGCTCGTCTTTCAGCAAGGCGCCGCCTTCAAGGACGATCTCTGCGAGGTCAAAATCGGGTCAGATAATCATCAAGTTCGAGTGGCTCTCGTCTGCGGTGATCGGCGAAGGCTCGCCACGGGCTGTCATCATCTGCATCAGCACGACATTATCGTCATAACCGCGGGAAGCTATCAAAATCTGCTGAAAACTGGTGAGCTGCGCTGGGACGACGTCTcccttctcgtcttcgacgaagcGCATCACTGCGTCAAAAGGCATCCCTATCGAATGATTATGAGGGTGCATTACTGGGGAGAGAGcgatggtgacgtcaaagacgGTGAGGGCAGCGAGGAGGGCAGCGAGGAGGGCAGCGAGGAGGGAAAGATTCTTCACAAGCCCAAGATACTCGGGCTAACGGCGTCTCCCGCTGGAGACGTCACGGTGAAGAAGACGGAGGAAAAAGTCAATAGGCTGCTCGGTGATATGGACTGCAAGTTGGCAAAAGTAACCGAGAGCATGTCTGAGTACGAAAGGTATCGACCAAAAACAACAATTCGCTGCGCTTATGCTCCCATGTCGGCAATTGAGGAAAAGGTGCTTGATCTTCTGAATCAGCACGTACGGCATTGCGTCAAATTGCTTCAGACACGCCTTGACGTGAGTCATTTGGCCGAAGTCGATCCCGATGAGCTCGCTCTCGACGATGAAACTGTCGAAAAGAAGCTAACAGATGCTTTTAATATTTGctttgacgagaaaacgcATTCACGCTCCAACTTGAAGGAACTCATGGACCACATAACAGATTTGTTTACAGCCGCCGGGGTAGTGAATGCTAGCGGCGTGCttgaagcgaaagaagagatcCAGGAACTGATTACccctgagaaaagaaagacctTTCCTACCCTTCCGTGGGGATTGTTAGACGATGCCGTTGACGCTGCTGGAACCGACAAAGAAAGCATGCCGTCAGGGGTAGCAAAAGTCGTTGAAGAGATTACGACTTTGCCGTGGACCGAGTCCAAGAAAGATGACGGCACTTACAAATTGTACGCAATGATTCTCGTGACGAAGCGCGAGATTGCCATAGGGCTGGAAAAGTATCTGAATATTCATCCACGGCTGACAAGCTTGGGCCTCAAAACGATCAGAGTTACTGGTCACGGCAAATCAACTGCTGCTAAACCGAGAGCTAAGGGAATGACAACGAGACAGCAGGAGGAGGCAATGAAAGCAGTCCGGGAGGGAAAATTCAACATCATCGTAGCCACCAACGTCGCTGAAGAGGGCGTCGATTTGCCTGAGTGCAAGCTCGTTATTCAAACGTCTATTCCTCGCACTCTGACCTCTCTTGTGCAAGTGCGCGGTAGAGCTCGGGCTGCAGGGGGCCAATTGGTGGCGATTTGCCGCGATCCAGATCAAGCCGGAGGTATCCATAGGTTGCTGGAACAGGAAAAGAATATGGAAGTGGCAACGACAAACATCGTTGCCCGTCAAGAACGAAACAAAAAGTTTTGA
- the LOC136184106 gene encoding protein YIPF5 homolog: MDSSVPMSDQPFFDSGYSIPTGDDQHGQYGRSQTEFYPSSGVPPSYEAQPPPPLSQPPYDPSYQDPMGSMTSQAPQGSSSFDDEPPLLEELGINFQHIKDKTIQVLNPIKRADTHIMDDTDMAGPLVFCLAFGALLLLHGKVHFGYIYGVGLMGCLAMYAVLNLMSVHGVSMGCTISVLGYCLLPMVFLCGSSLAFPIQGWVGGLLVSVIVAWCSWSASKLFVSSLAMDSQQPLVAYPCALLYSVFALLTAF; encoded by the exons ATGGACTCGAGCGTTCCCATGTCTGACCAGCCGTTCTTCGACTCCGGGTATTCCATTCCCACTGGAGACGATCAACATGGACAGTACGGTCGCTCCCAAACGGAATTCTACCCGTCGTCCGGAGTTCCACCGTCCTACGAAGCCCAGCCCCCTCCTCCATTGTCTCAACCGCCTTACGATCCTTCCTATCAAGATCCTATGGGCTCCATGACGTCTCAAGCGCCACAAGGCAGttcttcgttcgacgacgagcctcCTCTACTCGAAG AGTTGGGAATTAATTTTCAGCACATTAAGGACAAAACAATTCAGGTGTTGAATCCAATCAAGCGTGCCGACACGCACATCATGGACGACACGGACATGGCGGGACCTCTTGTCTTTTGCCTCGCATTTGGAGCCCTTCTCCTTTTA CACGGCAAAGTTCATTTTGGATACATCTATGGTGTTGGATTGATGGGTTGTCTTGCTATGTATGCCGTGCTCAATCTCATGAGTGTACACGGCGTTTCGATGGGATGCACAATTAGCGTTCTTGGATACTGTCTATTGCCTATGGTTTTTCTGTGCGGCTCGTCACTCGCGTTTCCCATACA AGGCTGGGTTGGTGGACTTTTGGTTTCAGTTATCGTCGCATGGTGCAGTTGGTCTGCGTCCAAGCTATTTGTTTCATCTCTGGCTATGGACTCCCAGCAGCCCCTTGTTGCCTATCCATGTGCACTGCTTTATTCCGTTTTTGCCTTGCTTACTGCCTTCTAG